A section of the Catalinimonas alkaloidigena genome encodes:
- a CDS encoding cytochrome ubiquinol oxidase subunit I produces MDVEFLSRLQFAFTIMFHYIFPPFSIGMGLLLVVFESFYFFTRQKVYESITRFWIKIFAANFSLGVATGIVMEFEFGTNWASYSRFVGDIFGSPLAAEGIFAFFLESGFLAILLFGWDRVKPGLHLFATCMVALGSMMSAFWIVVANSWQQTPVAYEIVQEAGYVRAVITDFWAVVFNPSSMVRFAHVLVGAFIQGAFLVLSVSAFYLIKNRHVEAAQRSFTFALIVAAVASLVQPLIGHDHAKVVAEHQPAKLAAYEGLYETEKSAPLYLLGWTDAEERKTVGIAIPGMLSFLVHGDFTTEIAGLDQVPREDWPPVQAVFQTYHAMVALGMLFIGLTLLTLYFRWRSTLFDKQRWLLRLYIPAVVLPVLANELGWVSAERGRQPWIVQGLLRTEEGLSKAVSAPEVLTSLILFGIVYVLLFFVWTYVLNREIQHGPAAHDDHLESGYTQKGERIGAVEHYVGKKGRHSHDET; encoded by the coding sequence ATGGACGTTGAGTTTCTGTCGCGATTGCAGTTCGCGTTTACCATCATGTTCCACTACATCTTCCCCCCGTTTTCGATCGGCATGGGGCTGCTGCTGGTGGTGTTCGAATCGTTCTACTTCTTCACCCGCCAGAAAGTCTACGAGTCGATCACCCGATTCTGGATCAAGATCTTTGCAGCCAACTTCTCGCTGGGCGTGGCGACGGGCATCGTGATGGAATTTGAGTTCGGGACCAACTGGGCGAGCTATTCCCGCTTCGTCGGCGACATTTTTGGTTCGCCCCTGGCCGCCGAAGGCATCTTTGCCTTTTTCCTGGAATCGGGTTTTCTGGCGATTCTCCTCTTCGGGTGGGATCGTGTGAAGCCCGGCCTGCATCTGTTTGCGACCTGCATGGTCGCGCTGGGGTCGATGATGTCGGCGTTCTGGATCGTGGTCGCTAACTCCTGGCAGCAGACGCCCGTGGCGTACGAGATTGTGCAGGAAGCGGGGTACGTACGGGCGGTGATCACCGACTTCTGGGCGGTCGTCTTCAATCCGTCGTCGATGGTGCGGTTTGCGCACGTGCTGGTCGGTGCCTTCATTCAGGGCGCGTTCCTGGTACTGAGTGTGTCGGCCTTTTACCTGATCAAAAATCGGCACGTCGAAGCGGCGCAGCGGTCGTTCACCTTCGCGCTGATCGTGGCGGCCGTGGCCTCGTTGGTGCAGCCGCTCATCGGGCACGACCACGCCAAAGTAGTGGCCGAGCACCAACCGGCGAAGCTCGCCGCCTACGAAGGCCTGTACGAGACGGAAAAAAGCGCCCCTCTCTACCTGCTGGGCTGGACCGACGCAGAAGAACGCAAAACGGTCGGGATCGCCATTCCGGGGATGCTGAGCTTCTTGGTCCACGGCGACTTTACGACCGAAATCGCCGGGCTCGATCAGGTGCCCCGCGAAGACTGGCCGCCGGTGCAGGCCGTGTTTCAGACCTACCACGCGATGGTGGCACTGGGGATGCTGTTCATCGGATTGACGCTGCTGACGCTCTATTTCCGCTGGCGCAGCACCCTGTTCGACAAGCAACGCTGGCTTTTGAGGCTCTACATTCCGGCGGTGGTGTTGCCAGTGCTGGCCAACGAACTGGGCTGGGTATCGGCCGAACGCGGACGACAGCCGTGGATTGTGCAGGGACTCTTGCGTACGGAAGAAGGCCTTTCCAAGGCGGTGAGCGCGCCGGAAGTGCTGACCTCCCTGATTCTGTTCGGCATCGTCTACGTGCTGCTGTTCTTTGTGTGGACCTACGTACTGAACCGCGAAATTCAGCACGGCCCCGCCGCCCACGACGACCACCTGGAATCGGGCTACACGCAGAAGGGCGAGCGCATCGGTGCGGTGGAGCACTACGTGGGTAAAAAAGGCCGCCACTCTCACGACGAAACGTAA
- the cydB gene encoding cytochrome d ubiquinol oxidase subunit II, whose product MDFYVIWYIIIGLLLMGYAVLDGFDLGVGALHLFSKGDHDRRILLNSIGPVWDGNEVWLITAGGALFAAFPNVYATAFSGFYLPFMLLLIALIFRAVSIEFRSKEKSTRWRQFWDVSFSVGSIVAALLFGIAIGNIVIGFRIGSDMEYQGTVLDLLNPYALLAGVFNLSMFAMHGAIYLNLKTDGDLQRQVQGWIRRTYVIFIVLFVLLTAATLWQSPWMIANFSFGRVELPGQRHELVDRHLTLLSVVAWTVVLLLLLAIVNISRTLARQKRYEMFISSGCTILAVILLFALGIFPNMMLSNIDPNFNLDIYNGASSHKTLRTMFFVAIWGLPFVLGYTSLIYWTYRGKTRLTESSY is encoded by the coding sequence ATGGATTTCTACGTCATCTGGTACATCATCATCGGACTTTTGCTGATGGGCTACGCCGTGCTCGACGGCTTTGACCTCGGGGTGGGGGCGTTGCACCTTTTCAGCAAAGGCGACCACGACCGCCGCATTCTGCTCAACTCCATCGGGCCGGTGTGGGACGGCAACGAAGTGTGGCTCATCACGGCAGGCGGGGCGCTGTTTGCGGCCTTTCCCAACGTGTACGCCACGGCGTTTTCGGGGTTCTATCTACCGTTCATGCTGCTGCTGATCGCCCTGATTTTCCGGGCCGTCTCCATCGAGTTTCGGAGCAAGGAGAAAAGCACGCGGTGGCGGCAGTTCTGGGACGTCAGCTTTTCGGTGGGGTCCATCGTAGCGGCGCTGCTGTTCGGCATCGCCATCGGCAACATCGTGATCGGCTTCCGCATCGGCAGCGACATGGAATACCAGGGGACGGTGCTCGATCTGCTGAACCCTTACGCGCTGCTGGCGGGCGTCTTCAACTTGAGCATGTTCGCCATGCACGGGGCCATCTACCTCAACCTGAAAACCGACGGCGACTTGCAACGGCAGGTGCAGGGGTGGATCCGGCGAACGTACGTGATTTTCATCGTCCTGTTTGTGCTGCTGACCGCCGCGACGCTCTGGCAAAGTCCCTGGATGATCGCCAACTTCTCGTTCGGGCGGGTGGAACTGCCCGGGCAGCGGCACGAGCTGGTCGACCGTCATCTGACGCTGCTGTCGGTCGTGGCCTGGACGGTCGTGTTGCTGCTGTTGCTGGCCATCGTCAACATCTCCCGTACCCTGGCGCGGCAGAAGCGCTACGAAATGTTTATCTCGTCAGGATGCACCATCCTGGCCGTGATTCTGCTCTTTGCGCTGGGCATCTTCCCCAACATGATGCTCTCCAACATCGACCCCAATTTCAACCTCGATATCTACAACGGAGCGTCGTCGCACAAAACGCTGCGTACCATGTTTTTTGTGGCGATCTGGGGCCTGCCGTTCGTGCTGGGCTACACTTCGCTGATCTACTGGACGTACCGGGGCAAGACGCGCCTGACGGAAAGTAGTTACTGA
- a CDS encoding sensor histidine kinase — translation MQLRSRIILLFSLSVAAVLLVFSTSVYVSFALFRKHEFRDRLRAQAYAVAALFFDADEMDLNRFQYTDKNRLPDIRDETIQVYDKELRLIYSNVTHPPELSDVFLNTIRARHDGYLVRADAEFLGISYPYHGQEYRVVLSAYDHYGFSKLNYLAEALGFAWVICASAAALLSWYFARSALRPLHKMADQAERISGRNLNLRLPPRERSDELGQLTVTFNHMLDRLEEAFRAQRDFVAHASHEIRTPLSLLNSQIEIALLKDRTSDEYRQALEQMHQDVRGLTSLTNSLLTLTKVSAEAISVPFTMVEIDDLLWQTRHELVQKHPEYSVSMTFGEIAERDAPSTVQGNEALLRSAFLNLMENACKYSADHRCHLFLRADRVLEVRVQDHGIGIPTNDLAHLFKPFFRASNAQPAARGHGIGLALVQKIIDLHGGSIAVNSTLGQGTTFTVLLPLADVAVVMAEGEE, via the coding sequence ATGCAACTGCGGAGTCGCATCATTCTTCTGTTCAGCCTGAGTGTGGCGGCGGTGCTGCTGGTGTTCTCCACCAGCGTGTACGTATCGTTCGCGCTGTTCCGCAAGCATGAGTTTCGCGATCGGTTGCGTGCGCAGGCCTACGCGGTGGCCGCGCTGTTTTTCGATGCCGACGAAATGGACCTGAACCGGTTTCAGTACACGGACAAAAACCGGTTGCCCGACATCCGCGACGAGACCATTCAGGTGTACGATAAGGAGCTGCGGCTGATCTACAGCAACGTCACCCATCCGCCCGAGCTGTCCGACGTGTTTCTGAACACCATCCGGGCGCGCCACGACGGCTACCTGGTCCGGGCCGACGCCGAGTTTCTGGGCATTTCTTATCCTTACCACGGGCAAGAGTACCGCGTGGTGCTGTCGGCGTACGACCATTATGGATTTTCGAAGCTGAATTACCTGGCCGAGGCGCTGGGGTTTGCCTGGGTGATTTGCGCCAGCGCCGCCGCTCTGCTCAGTTGGTATTTTGCCCGAAGCGCCCTGCGACCGTTGCACAAAATGGCCGATCAGGCCGAGCGCATCAGCGGCCGGAACCTGAACCTGCGTCTGCCGCCCCGCGAGCGAAGCGATGAGCTGGGACAACTGACCGTGACGTTTAACCACATGCTGGACCGCCTGGAGGAAGCCTTCCGGGCACAGCGCGACTTTGTCGCCCACGCTTCGCACGAGATTCGCACCCCGCTCAGCCTGCTGAACAGCCAGATCGAGATCGCCCTGTTGAAAGACCGGACTTCCGACGAATACCGACAGGCGCTGGAGCAGATGCATCAGGACGTGCGTGGACTCACTTCGCTTACGAATAGTCTGCTTACGCTCACCAAAGTGAGTGCGGAAGCCATTTCCGTACCTTTTACAATGGTGGAGATCGACGACCTGCTCTGGCAGACACGGCACGAACTGGTCCAGAAACATCCGGAGTATAGCGTCAGCATGACGTTCGGTGAGATTGCGGAACGCGACGCTCCTTCGACCGTGCAGGGTAACGAAGCTTTACTGCGCAGTGCGTTTCTGAACCTGATGGAAAACGCCTGCAAGTATTCGGCCGACCACCGGTGCCACCTGTTTCTGCGCGCTGACCGCGTGCTCGAAGTACGGGTGCAGGACCACGGCATCGGGATTCCGACGAACGACCTGGCACACTTGTTTAAGCCTTTTTTCCGCGCCTCGAATGCACAACCTGCCGCCCGGGGGCACGGCATTGGGTTGGCGCTCGTGCAAAAAATCATCGACCTGCACGGCGGGTCCATTGCCGTAAATTCTACGTTGGGGCAGGGGACTACCTTCACGGTGCTGCTGCCTCTGGCCGATGTAGCGGTGGTCATGGCGGAGGGAGAAGAGTAA
- a CDS encoding MFS transporter: MFFTTAQVSISRRTHRFAVGAFFFLQGFLFASWASRIPIIQQQLGLSDGALGSILLALPMGLMTSLPLSGWLVGRFGSATILRIVAPLYALVLPLIGLVHHPWQLVGALFLFGTVGNIHNIAVNTQAVGVEELYQRSIMSSFHGLWSLAGFTAAALGSYFISLDLSTFTHFCINGAIALILMLLSQNSIMARDINQGTDQPLFAWPDRTLMQLSIVAFCSMICEGTMFDWSGVYFHKEVHAPESLTTLGYVAFMSTMAGGRFVGDWLAARIGTKRLVQTNGLLITTGLLVSVFFPYLVTATIGFLLVGMGVSTIVPLVYGAAGRSKTMSPGMALAAVSSVGFLGFLLGPPLIGFIAEAASLRWSFALVAVLGLCNSFLIGRVKT, from the coding sequence ATGTTTTTTACGACGGCTCAGGTTTCCATTTCCCGCAGAACACACCGGTTTGCGGTGGGCGCGTTTTTCTTTCTGCAAGGATTCCTTTTTGCTTCGTGGGCCAGCCGCATCCCGATCATCCAGCAACAACTCGGCCTGAGCGACGGTGCGCTGGGGAGCATTCTGCTGGCGCTGCCGATGGGGCTGATGACCAGCCTTCCGCTGTCGGGCTGGCTGGTGGGGCGCTTCGGCAGTGCGACCATTTTACGCATCGTTGCGCCCCTGTACGCGCTGGTGCTGCCGCTGATCGGGCTGGTGCACCATCCGTGGCAACTGGTGGGCGCGCTTTTTCTGTTCGGAACGGTGGGCAACATTCACAACATTGCCGTCAACACGCAGGCCGTCGGGGTGGAAGAACTTTACCAGCGGTCGATTATGTCGTCGTTCCATGGTCTGTGGAGTCTGGCCGGGTTTACGGCGGCGGCGCTGGGGAGCTACTTCATTTCCCTGGACCTTTCGACCTTCACGCATTTCTGCATCAACGGAGCCATCGCCCTAATCCTCATGCTGTTGTCCCAGAATTCTATCATGGCGCGGGACATCAACCAGGGCACCGATCAGCCGCTCTTCGCCTGGCCTGATCGTACGCTGATGCAACTGAGCATTGTGGCATTTTGCAGCATGATCTGCGAAGGCACCATGTTCGACTGGAGCGGTGTCTATTTCCACAAGGAAGTGCACGCACCTGAGTCCCTTACGACCCTGGGCTACGTGGCGTTTATGAGCACCATGGCGGGCGGACGCTTCGTCGGCGACTGGCTGGCGGCGCGGATCGGCACGAAACGCCTCGTTCAAACGAACGGTCTGCTCATCACGACGGGGCTGCTCGTCTCGGTATTTTTTCCGTATCTGGTCACGGCTACCATCGGCTTCCTGCTGGTGGGCATGGGGGTGTCGACTATTGTACCGCTGGTGTATGGTGCGGCGGGCCGCTCCAAAACCATGTCGCCCGGTATGGCGCTGGCCGCCGTCTCGTCGGTGGGCTTTTTAGGTTTCCTGCTGGGTCCGCCGCTGATCGGCTTCATTGCCGAAGCCGCCAGCCTGCGCTGGTCGTTTGCGCTGGTCGCGGTGCTGGGGCTTTGCAATTCGTTTCTGATCGGACGGGTCAAAACCTAG
- a CDS encoding MIP/aquaporin family protein, with the protein MTPFLAEFIGTALLLLLGNGVVANVVLNQTKGHNSGWIVITVGWAMAVFVGVFVTSDFSGAHLNPAVTIGLATAGVFPWADVPAYLLAQFLGGALGATLVWVMHRPHYEVTENPNAKMATFCTDPAIRNLSSNLFSEILGTFVLVFAVLFLAAPTFSVTSLPDAEFGLGALGAVPVAFLVLAIGLSLGGTTGYAINPARDLSPRLMHALLPIEGKRDSNWSYAWVPVVGPVVGSVLAGLLYLLLSPTP; encoded by the coding sequence ATGACCCCCTTTCTTGCAGAATTTATCGGCACCGCGCTCCTGCTTCTTCTGGGCAACGGCGTGGTTGCCAACGTGGTATTGAACCAGACCAAAGGCCACAATTCCGGCTGGATCGTCATCACCGTCGGCTGGGCAATGGCCGTATTTGTGGGGGTGTTTGTGACGAGCGATTTCAGCGGCGCGCACCTGAACCCGGCGGTCACCATCGGCTTGGCCACAGCGGGCGTGTTTCCGTGGGCGGACGTACCGGCGTATCTGCTGGCGCAGTTTCTGGGGGGAGCGCTGGGCGCTACGCTGGTGTGGGTCATGCACCGGCCGCACTATGAGGTCACAGAAAATCCGAACGCCAAAATGGCGACGTTCTGTACCGATCCGGCCATCCGGAACCTGAGCAGTAACCTGTTTTCAGAAATCCTCGGCACGTTTGTGCTGGTGTTTGCGGTGCTGTTTCTGGCCGCACCGACCTTCTCGGTCACCTCATTGCCCGACGCAGAGTTTGGCCTGGGGGCGCTGGGCGCGGTTCCGGTGGCCTTCCTGGTGCTGGCCATTGGCCTGAGTCTGGGTGGCACGACGGGCTACGCCATCAATCCCGCCCGCGATCTTTCGCCGCGGCTGATGCACGCACTCCTGCCCATCGAAGGGAAACGCGACAGCAATTGGTCGTACGCGTGGGTACCGGTCGTGGGGCCGGTCGTGGGAAGTGTACTGGCGGGGCTGCTGTACCTGCTGCTGAGCCCGACCCCCTGA
- a CDS encoding response regulator transcription factor, whose product MKILVVEDEPRLAQFIRQGLEEFSFSVDLAYDGLEGQAKIDAQPYDVLVLDVNLPKLTGFELCRQLRVRNVTTPVLMLTALDATDDKLTGFDAGADDYLTKPFELRELAARLKALYQRSSRQSPMPSNVLRAGDLEMNLDEHTVMRAGRKIDLTAKEFSLLEYFLRNQNKVVSRADIAGKVWDIHFDTGTNVIDVYVNFLRKKVDKAFSRKLIHTVTGVGYVLREEA is encoded by the coding sequence ATGAAGATTCTGGTGGTGGAAGATGAACCACGCCTCGCGCAGTTTATCCGGCAAGGACTGGAGGAGTTTAGCTTTAGTGTCGATCTCGCGTACGACGGGTTGGAAGGACAAGCGAAAATTGATGCCCAGCCGTACGACGTGCTGGTGCTGGACGTCAACCTGCCCAAACTCACCGGGTTTGAGTTGTGTCGGCAATTGCGCGTCCGGAACGTAACGACGCCTGTCCTGATGCTGACTGCCCTGGATGCCACGGACGACAAGCTGACGGGCTTCGACGCCGGGGCCGACGATTACCTCACCAAGCCCTTCGAGTTACGCGAACTGGCGGCTCGCCTGAAAGCCCTCTACCAGCGCAGTAGTCGGCAGAGCCCCATGCCGTCCAACGTGCTACGGGCGGGCGATCTGGAAATGAACCTCGACGAACATACGGTCATGCGGGCGGGCAGGAAGATCGACCTGACGGCCAAAGAGTTTTCGTTGCTGGAGTATTTTCTCCGGAACCAGAACAAAGTGGTTTCGCGCGCCGACATTGCCGGTAAAGTCTGGGACATCCACTTCGATACGGGGACGAACGTAATCGACGTGTACGTCAATTTCCTGCGGAAAAAAGTCGACAAAGCGTTTTCGCGCAAGCTGATCCACACGGTCACCGGCGTGGGCTACGTATTGCGCGAAGAAGCCTAG
- a CDS encoding M61 family metallopeptidase yields MHHFRTLTFFFCFFCFCAAQAAPSLAYRLKFEAPQAHYFVVEMDLDGFRQKFVDLKIPVWTPGSYLVREYARHVEGFTAKDGNNQDLRWEKINKNTWRIYSNRAAQIRVRYDVYANELTVRTSHVDASHGYINGASAFLYPAEQQALASTLTVEPYEGWNRVSTSLLQTGNEPFVYRVPNYDILVDSPLEIGTHETFRFTAAGVPHEVAIWGVGSQGSVAFDSTQLKTDMAKIVERAKDVFGEHPCDRYTFIIHAFPGGGGGLEHLNSTTCQTTPATFQDDGRYRGFLGLISHEYFHLWNVKRLRPRALGPFNYDEENYTHMLWVAEGFTAYYDDYLVHRAGFTSADQWLGTLAGNINSVENRPGRNVQSLAEASFDAWIKAYRPDENSQNSQVTYYTQGAVMAMLLDLTILHETNGQKTLDDAMQTLYNRYYKQLGRGYTDEEFMRAISETAGKDLSAFFSQYVFGTQVPEYDDYFAYVGLKLKDRNQGNEEAWLGASLNSEGKVRFVYRDSPAWQGGLNTEDVILAVNEWTVSNNNLNDLIGLYQPGDEVTLTVSRHNRLVELPVTLVANPQSSYTFEPVDNISEQQRSLLQQWVNRGTNQN; encoded by the coding sequence ATGCATCACTTCCGTACACTCACTTTTTTCTTCTGTTTCTTCTGTTTTTGCGCCGCGCAGGCCGCCCCATCCCTGGCCTATCGTCTGAAATTTGAAGCGCCGCAGGCTCACTACTTCGTCGTGGAAATGGATCTGGACGGATTCCGCCAAAAGTTCGTGGACCTGAAAATACCGGTCTGGACGCCAGGCTCGTACCTGGTGCGCGAATATGCCCGCCATGTGGAGGGCTTCACGGCAAAGGATGGGAACAACCAGGACTTGCGCTGGGAGAAAATCAACAAAAATACGTGGCGGATTTACAGCAATCGCGCGGCACAAATCCGGGTGCGGTACGACGTATACGCCAACGAACTGACGGTGCGTACGAGCCACGTCGATGCTTCGCACGGCTACATCAACGGTGCGTCGGCCTTCCTCTATCCGGCCGAACAACAGGCGCTGGCTTCTACGCTGACGGTCGAGCCGTACGAGGGCTGGAACCGCGTCTCGACCAGCCTGTTGCAGACGGGCAACGAGCCATTTGTGTACCGCGTTCCGAACTACGACATTCTGGTCGACTCTCCGCTGGAAATCGGTACGCACGAAACCTTTCGCTTCACCGCGGCCGGGGTGCCGCACGAAGTGGCGATCTGGGGCGTAGGGAGTCAGGGCAGCGTAGCATTCGACTCCACGCAACTAAAAACCGACATGGCCAAAATCGTGGAACGGGCGAAGGACGTCTTCGGCGAGCACCCCTGCGACCGGTATACGTTCATCATCCATGCGTTTCCGGGCGGTGGCGGCGGGCTGGAGCACCTGAATTCCACAACCTGCCAGACCACACCGGCGACGTTTCAGGACGATGGGCGCTACCGGGGTTTTCTGGGCCTGATTTCACACGAATATTTCCATCTCTGGAACGTAAAACGCCTGCGGCCACGCGCGCTGGGGCCTTTTAATTACGACGAAGAAAATTATACGCACATGCTGTGGGTAGCAGAAGGGTTCACGGCCTATTATGACGACTACCTGGTCCACCGGGCCGGTTTCACGTCGGCCGACCAATGGCTGGGCACCCTCGCCGGCAACATCAATTCGGTAGAGAACCGGCCGGGCCGGAACGTGCAGTCACTCGCCGAAGCCAGTTTCGATGCCTGGATCAAAGCCTACCGCCCCGACGAGAACTCGCAGAATTCGCAGGTTACTTACTACACACAAGGGGCCGTGATGGCCATGCTTCTGGACCTGACCATTCTGCACGAAACTAATGGCCAGAAGACGCTCGACGATGCCATGCAGACGCTTTACAACCGGTATTACAAGCAACTGGGCCGGGGCTATACCGACGAAGAGTTTATGCGTGCGATCAGCGAAACGGCCGGAAAAGACCTCAGTGCGTTCTTTTCGCAGTACGTTTTCGGCACGCAAGTGCCTGAGTACGACGATTATTTTGCCTACGTGGGGCTGAAACTGAAAGATCGCAATCAGGGCAACGAAGAAGCATGGCTGGGCGCCAGTCTTAACAGCGAAGGCAAAGTGCGCTTTGTGTATCGTGACAGCCCCGCCTGGCAGGGCGGCTTGAATACCGAGGACGTGATTCTGGCCGTAAACGAATGGACCGTTTCCAATAACAACCTCAACGACCTGATTGGTCTGTACCAGCCGGGCGACGAAGTGACGCTGACGGTTTCGCGCCACAACCGACTGGTGGAGCTGCCGGTAACGTTAGTGGCCAATCCGCAGAGTTCGTACACCTTCGAGCCGGTCGACAACATCTCTGAACAGCAGCGCTCGCTCTTGCAACAGTGGGTCAACCGCGGAACCAACCAGAATTAA
- a CDS encoding Na+/H+ antiporter NhaC family protein → MHRLVLLAFLSFFSLLFSAHAQPSDPPARPSDAYRLSERPLGNFTATGPDHLIGEGTVAIAVQALNEAGQPDTLFQGAYPLTVNGTKQTVTFVQGNATLEAAPQEGEIRLEAGSGETQVVVVRQIPAWLSLVPPLIAIVMALVFREVIISLFVGIFTGALILEGFAPSRWIPALFTVIDRYIINALNDTGHLSVIVFSLCIGGMVAIISRNGGMAGIVQKLSRYARSARSSQLVTWFLGIAIFFDDYANTLIVGNTMRPVTDRYRISREKLAYIVDSTAAPVSAVAFVTTWIGAEIGYIKDATEVLGIAEGAYSMFLSSLRFAFYPLFTLAFIFMLVWMRRDFGTMRKAEQRARLTGRLNETDSVEEGEEESADNSFVPVPGVPLRWYNALLPVVTVVGVTLAGLIHTGTASSYAQIVEAGGNPAAETVGAIWPEMYRLTDATEISTMRKFGLLIGNADSYIALLWASLSGLILALGLSFAQRIFKLQFAMESMVDGFKAMLPAMLILTFAWALSTVTEDLHTAEYLTSLFSGNVSPGMMPAITFILAAAIAFSTGSSWGTMAILYPLILPATWSIAQAAGLPQAEAMAVMYHVIAVVLGGAVFGDHCSPISDTTILSSLASSCHHIAHVRTQLPYAATVAGVSLLMSILMFNLGARWWLNYPLGLAILFLIVRFVGKPVETEEAPTRAHS, encoded by the coding sequence ATGCATCGACTTGTACTGCTCGCTTTTCTCTCTTTTTTTTCGCTTCTCTTTTCGGCACATGCTCAGCCGTCCGACCCACCGGCGCGGCCGTCGGATGCTTATCGGTTGTCGGAGCGGCCGCTCGGTAATTTCACCGCAACGGGCCCCGACCACCTGATCGGAGAAGGGACGGTAGCGATTGCGGTGCAGGCCCTGAACGAAGCCGGCCAACCCGATACGCTGTTTCAGGGAGCTTATCCGCTGACGGTGAACGGGACGAAGCAGACCGTCACATTTGTGCAGGGCAACGCAACGCTGGAGGCGGCTCCGCAGGAAGGGGAAATTCGTCTGGAAGCGGGTTCGGGCGAAACCCAGGTGGTGGTGGTGCGCCAGATTCCGGCGTGGCTCAGCCTGGTGCCGCCCCTCATCGCCATTGTGATGGCGCTCGTGTTCCGCGAGGTGATCATCTCCCTTTTCGTCGGAATTTTTACGGGTGCGTTGATCTTGGAAGGTTTCGCGCCCAGTCGCTGGATTCCTGCGCTGTTCACGGTGATCGACCGCTACATCATCAATGCCTTGAACGACACCGGCCACCTGTCGGTCATTGTCTTTTCGCTCTGCATTGGGGGAATGGTGGCGATCATATCGCGCAACGGCGGCATGGCGGGCATCGTGCAGAAACTGTCGCGTTACGCCCGCTCGGCACGCAGTTCGCAACTGGTGACGTGGTTTCTGGGCATCGCCATTTTCTTCGACGATTACGCCAACACGCTGATTGTGGGCAACACGATGCGCCCGGTGACGGACCGCTACCGCATCTCCCGCGAAAAACTGGCTTACATTGTCGATAGTACGGCCGCCCCGGTGTCGGCGGTGGCCTTTGTGACGACCTGGATCGGGGCAGAAATCGGCTATATCAAAGATGCTACGGAAGTGCTGGGCATCGCCGAAGGCGCGTATTCCATGTTTCTCAGTTCGTTGCGGTTCGCCTTTTACCCCCTTTTCACGCTGGCGTTCATTTTTATGCTGGTCTGGATGCGCCGCGATTTTGGGACGATGCGGAAGGCCGAACAGCGCGCGCGTCTGACGGGGCGGCTCAACGAAACCGATAGCGTGGAAGAAGGGGAGGAAGAATCGGCCGACAACTCGTTTGTGCCGGTGCCGGGTGTGCCCTTGCGGTGGTACAATGCCCTGCTTCCGGTAGTGACCGTAGTGGGCGTCACGCTGGCCGGGTTGATCCATACCGGAACGGCGTCGTCGTACGCGCAAATAGTAGAAGCCGGAGGCAATCCCGCTGCCGAGACGGTGGGGGCGATCTGGCCGGAAATGTACCGCCTGACGGATGCTACGGAGATCAGCACGATGCGCAAGTTCGGCCTCCTGATCGGCAACGCCGACTCCTACATTGCGCTGCTATGGGCTTCGCTTTCCGGCCTGATTCTGGCACTCGGCCTGAGTTTCGCACAGCGGATCTTTAAACTGCAATTTGCGATGGAAAGCATGGTCGACGGTTTCAAAGCGATGCTGCCCGCCATGCTGATCCTGACTTTTGCCTGGGCACTGTCGACCGTGACGGAAGACCTCCACACCGCCGAATACCTCACTTCACTGTTTTCGGGCAACGTATCGCCCGGGATGATGCCCGCCATCACGTTTATTCTGGCCGCGGCCATCGCGTTTTCGACCGGCTCAAGCTGGGGCACCATGGCGATTCTCTACCCCCTGATTTTACCCGCCACGTGGAGCATTGCCCAGGCGGCGGGACTGCCGCAGGCCGAAGCCATGGCCGTGATGTACCACGTGATTGCGGTCGTGCTGGGCGGGGCCGTGTTCGGCGATCACTGTTCGCCCATTTCCGATACCACGATTCTGAGTTCGCTGGCCAGCAGTTGTCACCACATTGCGCACGTGCGGACGCAGTTGCCCTATGCCGCGACCGTTGCAGGCGTTAGTTTGCTCATGTCAATTCTGATGTTCAACCTGGGGGCACGCTGGTGGCTGAACTATCCCCTGGGGCTCGCGATTCTGTTCCTGATTGTCCGGTTTGTGGGCAAACCGGTCGAAACAGAGGAAGCGCCCACACGGGCGCATTCCTGA